One part of the Streptomyces nigra genome encodes these proteins:
- a CDS encoding alpha/beta fold hydrolase — protein sequence MDILLVGGLWLHGSVWGGVASALEGLGHRPVPLTLPGQGEGDASATLDDQLETVLAAVDGASDAVLVVGHSAACSLAWLTADRRPDKLAGAVLIGGFPAEDGRPYADFFEVRDGVMPFPGWEPFEGPDATDLDEQARSAFTAAAIPVPAGVARGVVRLTDERRFDVPVLVVCPEFTPAEAREWIAAGDVPELARAKNVEFADIDSGHWPMITQPVELARILAAATDAD from the coding sequence ATGGACATCCTGCTCGTCGGCGGCCTGTGGCTGCACGGATCCGTCTGGGGCGGCGTCGCCTCCGCGCTGGAGGGGCTCGGGCATCGCCCTGTGCCGCTCACGCTGCCGGGACAGGGGGAGGGTGACGCGTCCGCCACCCTCGACGACCAGCTGGAGACCGTGCTCGCGGCCGTGGACGGGGCGTCCGACGCGGTCCTGGTGGTGGGGCACTCCGCGGCCTGCTCGCTGGCGTGGCTGACCGCCGACCGGCGGCCGGACAAGCTGGCCGGGGCCGTCCTGATCGGCGGCTTCCCGGCCGAGGACGGACGGCCGTACGCCGACTTCTTCGAGGTGAGGGACGGCGTCATGCCCTTCCCCGGCTGGGAGCCCTTCGAAGGCCCGGACGCCACCGACCTCGACGAGCAGGCGCGCAGCGCGTTCACGGCCGCCGCGATCCCCGTGCCGGCGGGGGTGGCCAGGGGAGTGGTTCGGCTGACGGACGAACGGCGTTTCGACGTACCGGTGTTGGTCGTCTGTCCGGAGTTCACGCCGGCCGAGGCCCGGGAGTGGATCGCGGCGGGGGACGTACCGGAACTGGCCCGGGCCAAGAACGTCGAGTTCGCCGACATCGACTCCGGGCACTGGCCCATGATCACCCAGCCGGTGGAGCTGGCCCGGATCCTGGCGG